The region tcacaatatagctttgacgctctcagggtccagacgtgtgactgtgcaaaattttgtgcctgtagctgcgacgcctccaacacttttcctttcactttttccccattatgtagataggggcaaaattgtttggtgaattggaaagcgcggggttaaaatttcacctcacaacatagcctatgacgctctcggggtccagacgtgtgactgtgcaaaattttgtggctgtagctgctacggttcagatgccaatcccggacatacatacatacatacatacatacacacacacacacattcagctttatatattagatatatatatatatatatatatatatacacatattatgCAGAAAACAGGGCATTTTCTTGGCTTCTACAGACCCCATAGCTGTGCCTAAAACTACAGAATTGTATGGTGGTTGCCCTACTTGGTTAAGCTTCCCTTAAAAGGTAGAAGTAACCTAAggtcatgaatagtgatgagcgaatatactcgttactctagatttcccgagcacgctcgggtgtccgcctagtatttgtaagtactcgggagatttagttttcttcacctcaactgaatgatttacatctgttagccagcttgattacatgtgtggattccctagcaaccaggcaacccccacatgtactcagcctggctattagctgtaaatcattcagctgaggtaacgaaaactaaatttctgagcactaaaaaatactcggaggacacccgagcgtgcttgggaaatctcaagtaacgagtatattcgctcatgactAGTCATGAAGGATGTTTGGCAGACATCACATGAACATTTATGCAACAGTAAAGATATGGGGTAGTTATGGACCCCATTACAGTACCATTTAATGTGTGATGGTTTCCATACATGGTAAATCCTATTTAATAAGTTGTGGAAGAGGTATCCCATAGGGTCATCAGGTCATTTAATTGAGGGGCATAACCCAGAGCgataaagaaattctggagaaaaaataaaatatatattttttatttttttttaggccaAGAAAAAAGACGATTTGATAAATTGCTTCAAAAACATTTGATTTTGCTTTGCTGTCTTCTTGAGGGTTAACCATAAATATGTtaatttcccaaaaaaaaaaaaaaaaaaagagaattcgcCCCATCTGCCGCGCTCCGCTGAGACCCGAGCTCATAAATGACAGCAAAACAGATGGTTTGCGTTTTACAAACAGCGAGCGGACTGTCCCGAGGACGGTGACTGTGCTGCGGTTGgcgattttctttttttatttgctGTTTCCAAGACGACTGTTCCTCACAAGCAGCTCTGGCGCTGAACAGCTGGACGGATATTTAGGAGCTGTGTGCGCCCAGTGCCAGAACTCCTATCCAGCACCGCGGATCTCTCCGGGCAGATGCTGAATACACGGGAAGACGACGGGAATGATAAATGTTTACAAATTGCAATTTGTATGGTTGATTTTGTTATGTCAGTCCCAAAAGAAGAAATTTTCCAGAGTTTTGTGTCGCTGATTCACCGCCTCATCCAGGATTGCAGTTTCATTTTAATACTGCAGTACCAGGCATGGCCTATTGATAAAAGTGGCGCTATTGCGGAAAGATCAGGCAATTCTGCTTTTTTGTTGATTGTTTTTGTTCTAGTACTTTCAAACCTAATTTTCCATTATTAATTTGACGAGCCCCATTTTGGTCAATGGGACCCTCATGATTTGCTCGATATAGCTAGCATGGCACGGTTATCAGATAGTAACCTACAAAAAAATAttagttttgttattttattttaccagAAATCTACAAACATACAAGCAGACACGTGAGGAATAAAATTCTCATTTTATTAACAGAAACTGTTATAAATCCTTCACAAAGAGAATAAATTATTACACACAAAAAATAAGGCCGTTCATGGTGTCCAGATAATGAGATCAACCTTCACTCCAGTCAAAAAtactattaattaaaaaaaacaacacacagctAAAATCCACATCCAGAGAGGATACGAAGAGTGTCACTTTCTTCGAAGGACCTACTTTAATAAGATAGGTGTAATACTCTGCTTCACCTGCGGTGACACTGTAGAGAAACTGaatatctgctgacaggttccagcACAGGCGATCACAGTTATCAGCTTATTGTTGAGATGCACTCCTAAGAAAAAGGGGATGGTCGAAAGTGGATAATGCCTATAGGAAAGCTCTGATTGTAGCCCGTTTGTCCAGAATGATTGTTACGGTGCACAAAGACAGCTAGGGCATTGCAAAAATAGCACCCCCAGTGGTGAAACACTATAAACTTAATTTCTCTTCCAGCCCAAGAGCAGTGCTTTAATTTTCAGCTCCTAGGGGGAGGGGTTACAAGTAGGAACCGCCCCTGCTTATGTTTAAAGTCTGCGGTTTTCTGAAACAGTGTGATATATTATAATATACGgtcaaaaaaagaattaaaaaaaaaaaaaggaaagatgaGGATAATATTACAGGAAACGTCTGAGAAGGCAGCAGAGGTCTCCCTGCCTCTCTGTAATACATAGCGACAAGGAACTAGTCCCGATCATGGCTCAGGTGGGAGAAGCCCTGCACAAATGTATGAAGAGCAGCAGCAGCATAGTCTGAGGTTTAAAGGGGGTCGTCCTCCTCACCTGACAACCTCCTTCCATATATTCCGTTAGGACAAAGAGGTGTTAGCTTTAGGTGTGGGTCCCCCCCCCAAAATAGATTACATTGGGGAAGGTGGCGTGTAATAAAatatttaattattattaatgTCAGTCTCCAGCATTAACCCCTACTAGTCTGGATCCGGTCTCAAAAATAGGGCCTGGCACCGGGGCATGCTGGTTGTTGTAGTGTCTCCAATGTTTTAACACTAGCTGCTTGAGGTATGGTATAAATACAGGTCTACAAGTCATGCGTGAGAGGCtctggtcactaagaggttaaaggcAGATAGTCAGAAACTATTAAAATTCCTTTAATCCAGAAAAAGACGCTAATACGTCGTTATGTATCAAGTTTAGAAGATTTCTGATAATCCAGACCATTTTATACAAGACTCCGGAGTAAAGGAATTGCACCTGTATGAGACCCCGGCGGTTTTATCACGTCCTTAGCACACAGCAATCACTCGAATACCCATATAAATACTCCGAGACACAGCAATATGAAGTCATTTCTGTCAGTTGCATATTGTCCTATCTTGTGCCATGTACAGCGCCCCCCCCGGTGGCAGATTGCACTCAGCAAGGTACTATTGCATCAGTCATCATCCTAATTATGTCCGTGCCGGTCACGTGAGCGCCACTCGATATTCTAGTCCCCGTACTGGATTTCGGCTTTCAGCTCCTGAGACACATAACTGATGAGCGCTGCTGCCACCTGCTGCTGTAACGCGGCATTGCCGGACACCAGCATGATGAGGTGCGTTGCGTCCGTCCAGTCCAGGTTTCGGATGATGGCGAAGATCTGCTCGCACAGTCTCTGCTGCTGCACGGGCGGCAGCTCCAGCAGGATCTGAGGGATGGGCCTGAACTGACCGTTCGTCATCCAGGCTCCTAGGACGCCCCCTAGAGCGCCGCCTGCAAAACACAAGTAAAAGAGTCATAGTCAGTATGAGAATGTGAACATCAGGGTGGCCAACCCCAAATCTGCACCTTACCCACAGCGATCCCTGGGGGGCCTCCTAATAATCCCCCCACAAAGGCTCCAGCGCCAGCGACCACGGCCCCCCTGGCAGAATGCTTGATGGCCGCCTTCATTTTCTGCTCCGTCGCCAGGTGGCACAAAAGGCGCAAGATGTCGTCCACGTTCACCGGCATTTTCAGGCCTGCAACAGTAAGACAATGGTGACaagatacagaacaggaggagcccCCCTACAGGCCGTCATGTGCAATGCTTCCCAATGGCTGTCAGCCTGATCTGCATTAAAGGGGCGTGATGGACACACGAGTTATGGAGGTCCGGCACCGGGCAGCTCCATCAGCACAGAGTCATTGTCACAGCAATGCTCAGTACACCGCGCAGTGGCCGATCTCAGGTACTGCATGGAATCACAGCTGCAGTACCAACAACGGCCACTGCGCGGTGTCTGAACTCTTCACTGGGTACGTCTGCTGCTGGGAAGTAGGGCCAATCAGATACCGATAAAGAACCTAGGGTTGGTCAGCCTTATCCCAGcattagacaatccctttaacccctttctctactcggacagaatagtacgccaatgtcagtatccacgctttgaggtgggctccggcggtgagctttttttttttaccacttagatacaaaagaacctagacatgtttggtgtctgtgaactcataatgacctgtagaacCATAATGGCAGCTTAGTttcatcatttagtgaacctagcagaaaaCCGAATCaaacaaaaaagtgtgggattgcagttttttttgcaatttcatcgcccttcaaatttttttccagttttctagtacacgacatggtgaaatcaatggtatcgttcaaaagtacaactcgtcccgcaaaaaataagccctcacatggccatattgatggaaaaataaaaaagttatggctctgggaaggaggggagcgaaaaacgcaaaaagctccgggggtgaaagggttaaggcCACATTCGCTTTGAGATTTCTAAAGAAGGTCATATATATGAAGGGCGCGAGTCACATGACCAGCGCCAGCACAAGGCATGATGGGACAGCGCGATGCTGATCTCCACCCTCCGTCATCTGCCTTATCTCACAGGAGGGAAATCCCGGCCACGACACTGCGGGGAGGACAAGGTCCAAATCAGCCCGAAGAGGGGGGGAGATCAGCAGCTGCCAGATCCTATACCCCCGGGGGGACACAGGAGACCCCCACATACCTCATAGGCCCAACAACACCCCGGGGGGACACAGGAGACCCCCCACATACCTCATAGGCCCAACAACACCCAGAGGGGACGCAGGAGACCCCCCATACATCACAGGCCCCACAACACCCAGGGGGGACGCAGGAGACCCCCCATACATCACAGGCCCCACAACACCCAGGGGGGACGCAGGAGACCCCCCATACATCACAGGCCCCACAACACCCAGGGGGGACGCAGGAGACCCCCCCATACATCACAGGCCCCACAACACCCAGGGGGGACGCAGGAGACCCCCCATACATCACAGGCCCCACAACACCCAGGGGGGACGCAGGAGACCCCCCATACATCACAGGCCCCACAACACCCAGGGGGGACGCAGGAGACCCCCCCATACATCACAGGCCCCACAACACCCAGGGGGGACGCAGGAGACCCCCCCATACATCACAGGCCCCACAACACCCAGGGGGGACGCAGGAGACCCCCCCATACATCACAGGCCCCACAACACCCAGGGGGGACGCAGGAGACCCCCACATACATCACAGGCCCCACTACACCCAGGGGGATGCAGGAGACCCCCACATACATCACAGGCCCCACAACACCCAGGGGGGACGCAGGAGACCCCCCATACATCACAGGCCCCACAACACCCAGGGGGGACGCAGGAGACCCCCCATACATCACAGGCCCCACAACACCCAGGGGGGACACAGGAGACCCCCACATACATCACAGGCCCCACAACACCCAGGGGGACGCAGGAGACCCCCACATACCTCACAGGCCCAACAACACCCAGGGGGACGCAGGAGACCCCCACATACATCACAGGCCCCACAACACCCAGGGGGGACGCAGGAGACCCCCACATACCTCACAGGCCCCACAACACCCAGGGGGGACACAGGAGACCCCCACATACATCACAGGCCCCACAACACCCAGGGGGGACACAGGAGACCCCCACATACATCACAGGCCCCACAACACCCAGGGGGGACGCTGGAGACCCCCACATACATCACAGGCCCCACAACACCCAGGGGGGACGCAGGAGACCCCCACATACATCACAGGCCCCACAACACCCAGGGGGGACGCAGGAGACCCCCACATACATCACAGGCCCCACAACACCCAGGGGGGACGCAGGAGACCCCCACATACCTCACAGGCCCCACAACACCCAGGGGGGACACAGGAGACCCCCACATACATCACAGGCCCCACAACACCCAGGGGGACGCTGGAGACCCCCACATACATCACAGGCCCCACAACACCCAGGGGGACGCAGGAGACCCCCACATACATCACAGGCCCCACAACACCCAGGGGGACGCAGGAGACCCCCACATACATCACAGGCCCCACAACACCCAGGGGGACGCAGGAGACCCCCACATACATCACAGGCCCCACAACACCCAGGGGGACGCTGGAGACCCCCACATACATCACAGGCCCCACAACACCCAGGGGGGGACGCAGGAGACCCCCTGCCCCCTGAATATATAAACTCTCAGAGCCGAAAAATCAGGATCCAGGTCAGATAAAAGCAGCAAAGACAAAAAAAACCGCAGGAGGAGAATTGAGGAACAATGTCCCAGGTGAGAAGGGGTTAATGGAGGAAATGCAGAAGACACACAAGTCTCAGCATACCCAGAGAGACAGTGCTGGGACTTCTGGTCCTCGGCGCTCTGCACTCACCGTCACCCCGGTCCGATGTCTGACACCTTGTATCTGATGACAGCAGACACCCGACCATGTGACAGCAGAACGGGGCGGGGCTAAGCCTCACAGACATGCCATTGGTTAATAAACTCAAATGGCGGGACAGAAAACGTCACTTCTGGTTACAACGAAATTGACGTCATGACGGTGGCCCGAGAGGAAATACTAATATTTAGCTCTGACAATCGTATTTCACTCCCGAGTCCCGATAATGAGACACTGGACGGAGCTCCACAGGCGGACTGTACCGGAGCGGAGCTGCAGCAACTGTATACAGCAGGAAGGTGACAGTGCCGTGCGCCGATAGGCTGAACACAAACATGTCAATTGGCTGAAAAACTTTGGTAGCCGTCGCCTCCCGCATTGAAATTCTTCTAACTGATTTCACAGATGTCGCCCGCTAGTGGTTAGAGAGTGGAACTACTGTTCAGACAGATCTGGATAAACTGTGCGCCTATTATACAgtatagcagaatagtgagtgcagctctggagtataatacaggatgtaactcaggatcagtaatgtaatgtatgtacacagtgactacaccagcagaatagtgagtgcagctctggagtataatacaggatgtaactcaggatcagtaatgtatgtacacagtgactacaccagcagaatagtgagtgcagctctggagtataatacaggatgtaactcaggatcagtaatgtaatgtatgtacacagtgactgcaccagcagaatagtgagtgcagctctggggtataatacaggatgtaactcaggatcagtaatgtaatgtatgtacacagtgactgcaccagcagaatagtgagtgcagctctggggtataatacaggatgtaactcaggatcagtaatgtaatgtatgtacacagtgactgcatcagcagaatagtgagtgcagctctggagtataatacagggtgtagctcaggatcagtaatgtaatgtatgtacacagtgactgcaccagcagaatagtgagtgcagctctggggtataatacaggaggtaactcaggatcagtaatgtaatgcatgtacacagtgactgcaccagcagaatagtgagtgcagctctggggtataatacaggatgtaactcaggaccagtaatgtaatgtatgtacacagtgactgcaccagcaggatagtgagtgaagctctggggtataatacaggatgtaactcaggatcagtaatgtaatgtatgtacacagtgactgcactggcagaatagtgagtgcagctctggagtgtaatacaggatgtaactcaggatcagtaatgtatgtacatagtaactgcaccagcagaatagtgagtgcagctctggagtataatacaggaggtagctcaggatcagtaatgtaatgtatgtacacagtgactacaccagcaggatagtgagtgcagctctggggtataatacaggatgtaactcaggatcagtaatgtatgtacacagtgactgcaccagcagaatagtgagtgcagctctgaggtataatacaggatgtaactcaggatcagtaatgtaatgtatgtacacagtgactgcaccagcagaatagtgagtgcacctatggagtataatacaggaggtaactcaggatcagtaatgtatgtacatagtaactgcaccagcagaatagtgagtgcagctctggggtataatacaggatgtaactcaggatcagtaatgtatgtacatagtaactgcaccagcagaatagtgagtgcagctctggagtataatacaggatgtaactcaggatcagtaatgtatgtacatagtaactgcaccagcagaatagtgagtgcagctctggagtataatacaggaggtagctcaggatcagtaatgtaatgtatgtacacagtgactacaccagcaggatagtgagtgaagctctggggtataatacaggatgtaactcaggatcagtaatgtaatgtatgaacacagtgactgcaccagcagaatagtgagtgcagctctggagtgtaatacaggatgtaactcaggatcagtaatgtatgtacacagtgactgcaccagcagaatagtgagtgcagctctggagtgtaatacaggatgtaactcaggatcagtaatgtatgtacacagtgactgcaccagcagaatagtgagtgcagctctggagtataatacaggatgtaactcaggatcagtaatgtaatgtatgtacacagtgacagcaccagcagaatagtgagtgcagctctggggtataatacaggatgtaactcaggatcagtaatgtatgtacacagtgactgcaccagcagaatagtgagtgcacctatggagtataatacaggaggtaactcaggatcagtaatgtatgtacatagtaactgcaccagcagaatagtgagtgcagctctggggtataatacaggatgtaactcaggatcagtaatgtatgtacatagtaactgcaccagcagaatagtgagtgcagctctggagtataatacaggatgtaactcaggatcagtaatgtatgtacatagtaactgcaccagcagaatagtgagtgcagctctggagtataatacaggaggtagctcaggatcagtaatgtaatgtatgtacacagtgactacaccagcaggatagtgagtgaagctctggggtataatacaggatgtaactcaggatcagtaatgtaatgtatgaacacagtgactgcaccagcagaatagtgagtgcagctctggagtgtaatacaggatgtaactcaggatcagtaatgtatgtacacagtgactgcaccagcagaatagtgagtgcagctctggagtgtaatacaggatgtaactcaggatcagtaatgtatgtacacagtgactgcaccagcagaatagtgagtgcagctctggggtataatacaggatgtaactcaggatcagtaatgtaatgtatgtacagatagactgcaccagcagaatagtgagtgcagctctggagtgtaatacaggatgtaactcaggatcagtaatgtatgtacacagtgactgcaccagcagaatagtgagtgcagctctggagtgtaatacaggatgtaactcaggatcagtaatgtatgtacacagtgactgcaccagcagaatagtgagtgcagctctggagtataatacaggatgtaactcaggatcagtaatgtaatgtatgtacacagtgacagcaccagcagaatagtgagtgcagctctggggtataatacaggatgtaactcaggatcagtaatgtatgtacacagtgactgcaccagcagaatagtgagtgcacctatggagtataatacaggaggtaactcaggatcagtaatgtaatgtatgtacatagtaactgcaccagcagaatagtgagtgcagctctggggtataatacaggatgtaactcaggatcagtaatgtatgtacatagtaactgcaccagcagaatagtgagtgcagctctggagtataatacaggatgtaactcaggatcagtaatgtatgtacatagtaactgcaccagcagaatagtgagtgcagctctggagtataatacaggaggtagctcaggatcagtaatgtaatgtatgtacacagtgactacaccagcaggatagtgagtgaagctctggggtataatacaggatgtaactcaggatcagtaatgtaatgtatgaacacagtgactgcaccagcagaatagtgagtgcagctctggagtgtaatacaggatgtaactcaggatcagtaatgtatgtacacagtgactgcaccagcagaatagtgagtgcagctctggagtgtaatacaggatgtaactcaggatcagtaatgtatgtacacagtgactgcaccagcagaatagtgagtgcagctctggggtataatacaggatgtaactcaggatcagtaatgtaatgtatgtacacagtgactgcaccagcagaatagtgagtgcagctctggggtataatacaggatgtaactcaggatcagtaatgtaatgtatgtacacagtgactgcaccagcagaatagtgagtgcagctctggagtataatacaggaggtaactcaggatcagtaatgtatgtacatagtaactgcaccagcagaatagtgagtgcagctctggagtataatacaggaggtagctcagggtcagtaatgtaatgtatgtacacagtgactgcaccagcagaatagtgagtgcagctctggaatatacccAGTGAGTTGTTTtccccagtatctgttgtttcggaCTGTGTGTCTATGATGGTGTCAGTTGTTAGTGATTGTCGTGGTGGTTGTTAGTAATAGTGGTGGTTGTTAGTGATGGTGGTGGTTGTTGGTGATGGTTGTTAGTGGTGGTTGGTGATGGTTGTTACTAGTGATTGTTGGTGATGATGGTTGTTAGTGATGATGGTGGTTGACGGTGGTGGTTGTTAGTGGTGGTTATGATGGTGGTTGTTAGTGATGGTGGTGGTTGTTGGTGATGGTGGTTTTTAGTGATTTTGGTTGTTAGTGATCGTGGTTTTTAGTGGTAGATGTTGGTGGTGGTTGTTGGCGATAGTGGTGGTTGTTAGTGATGATGGTGGTTTAGTGGTGGTTGTCTGTGATGATGGTGGATGTTAGTGATGATGGAGGTTGTTAGTGATGATGGTGACGGTTGTTAGTGGTGGTGTTAGTAATGATGGTGGGTGGTGCTGGTTGTTGGTGATGGTGGTTAGTGATGATGGTGGTTTTTAGTGGTGGTTGTTAGTGATGATGGTGGTTTTTAGTGGTGGCGGTTGTTGTTAATGATGGTGATGGTTAGTGATGATGGTTGTTAGTGGTGGTTGTTAGTGATGATGGTAGTTGGTGGTAGTTGTTAGTGATGGTGGTGGTTGGTAGTGGTTGTTGGTAATGATGGTGGTTGTTGGTGATGCTGGTGGTTGTTAGTGATGATGGCGGTTGTTAGTGATGGTTGTTAGTGATGATGGTAGTTGGTGATGGGGGTGGCGGTTGTTAGTGGTGGTGGTTGTTAGTGATGGTGGCGGTTGTTGttaatgatgatggtggttgttGGTCGCCTCCATGCTCTGTACCATACTGTGCAGTCTCTAGTTTGGGCACAGGTTGATGCTCCATGGGGACATTGTCCTGGTAGAATTCCTGAAGACATCCGTCCCTCAGCTCCTCACCCGGAGGTGATTGTCGGCTGGCTCTGCCCCCGGTCCGGTCACACCGGTACATATTAATGGTGGTCCTGTCCCGCACTTTACTCAGGGCTGAGATGACCCCTGGGACCCATCGCTGCCATCAGGGTGGGTGTGAAGTTTTCATTACCGGGGATCAGATGTCTCCTGAAAGAATCAGAGAGTGGAGGACTGAGCCGATGTGACGGGAATGTCCCCTAATATCCGCTGGTCACAGGGCGTGATACTGTGGAGACACCAGAGATGTCGGGgtggcgctattttttttttttttttaaggccgatcTATTTCTGTAATCCTGGATTAACCCTTTAATATCGCTCTGCAGTGACCACCGACAGATTTACTAGAAGATAGAACCACGATTGATAATTTGTATCTAAAGTCATAAAACAAACACAAACATATTCAACagtttaatatttatttttctagtgaaaaatatatatgtatatataaaataaatcTGATTTGTATAAAGTGAGAGATAAAAATGTATTGGGGGCATCACCCCACCAGTAGG is a window of Ranitomeya variabilis isolate aRanVar5 chromosome 2, aRanVar5.hap1, whole genome shotgun sequence DNA encoding:
- the C2H19orf12 gene encoding protein C19orf12 homolog, with amino-acid sequence MSVRLSPAPFCCHMVGCLLSSDTRCQTSDRGDGLKMPVNVDDILRLLCHLATEQKMKAAIKHSARGAVVAGAGAFVGGLLGGPPGIAVGGALGGVLGAWMTNGQFRPIPQILLELPPVQQQRLCEQIFAIIRNLDWTDATHLIMLVSGNAALQQQVAAALISYVSQELKAEIQYGD